ttgtataaaaaaagggtcaaaattttcctcGCTCGCAGCTTTCAAGAGATTTTGCCCCATACGCCATTATGGCTCCCTCATAGTTTAACCCATTACGCCACTGGGCTGCCTATACAAGGTGCAAGAAGAGATCGAGGAAATGGCATACAAAGTTCATGAAAAGACCACAGCATCGCTGTCTCAGTTGTAGTATGGGCGATAAAGGTTTAGACAccttttaaaagtaaaacgtGATTATTAGGCGGAATGAGGAAAGAAATAAGTTAACCCATTGACTACTGAAATCTGTTAGTTCCATACTCTTTGTACATGGATCACCAGGTTCCAGTAGCCAATGGGTTAAATGAAGtcaaacacacaaacacacgcGCATTCTCTAACGCGCACCCTCGAATACTCTCCCATAGGGAAACAAGGCGAAACATTACTCGAGTTTTTGATGCACGATTTCTAAAGATATGAAATTGCATATTTTCATAGTTATTTGTGTCCATCACAATCCGTTTTTTCtatatcatattttaaaattatttatatgtgtatatacactgttggtcataaaggtggaatatttgtttttcaccaaattttcacagcgtaattattacaacatgatttgaatatggcatttatggtgcatgataaccactttactttattattctgccttttacacacgtttgacagtgatattttacaagtttatgtcttaagcgatggatgtcatgagcatagaacaacaatgacgacaatatacagtaaattaaaggatcatgatatatttattttcaatctctctcagttTTCCATATgactttttttgtgatttcatggacaaatttgcatcaaacttgAGTCATTGTTCTTACTCAGTCACTAGTATCGGGTATGTCCACCCCTGGCATGAACCAGCGCATGCAGACGTCGTGGCATGCTGTCCACTAGcttgttgatgacgtcaacaggcATAGCGTCCCATTCTTCCCTCAGAGCATCTGCCAACTCCTGCAGATTTTGAGGAATGACCTCTATGTCGTTGATGGCTCGGCCTAGGGCATCCCATGCATGCTCTATGGGGTTCATATCCGGCGAACAAGCTGGCCATGGCAACTGTACGACGCCCTCTGCCTCCAGGAATTCCCTCACCGCAGCGGCCCTTTGCGGTCTAGCGTTGTCATCCTGCAGTCGGAAATTGTGCCCATACACTCGTCTTGCAAATGGAAGACAGTGGAACTCCAAGATATCCCTGTAGGCGGCGGCGTTGACGTTTCCGTCCGGAACCACCAGTGGCGTTTTCCCTCCATAATGGATGCCGGCCCATATCATCACTGAGCATCCTCCGCCTTTAATTGTCTCGTGGATACATTCATCGTGAAGGTTTTCCCCGGCTAATCGACGAACTCGTTGTCTCCCATCCTTTCGGTCAAGTATGAACCGGCTCTCGTCCATGAAGACCACATGTTGCCAATGTCCTGGATGAAGCCTTCTGTGCTCCCTAGCCCAAAGAAGACGAGCTACTCTGTGGCGAACAGACAGGCGTGGACATTTGTTCAACCGTCGTGCTCGGTAACCATGTTGGAGCAATCTGCGATTAACGGTTGACCGGGAAACGTTGATCCCATGATGTCTCCTCCACAAGCAACGAAGACGGCTCGTGGGCAATTTCCGGTTTCTGCGGCTGAAATTCAACAGTTGGCGATCATCTCTTCTTGTGGTCAATCTGGGACGTCCTGGAGATTTCCGTGGCCGCACATTCCATGCCTCACGTTGACGTTTCAGGATCTTAGAGACTGCATCCTGTGATATCTCTAGGACTTCTGCGATATCAGTCTGCTTGTAGCCCTCCTATCGCAGTGCTACCACTCTCTCTCGTGTTGCTGTTGCCGTTGGACCAGGCATAGTCCAGGGAACGTCTCtaccgatttttatttcaaacggtACAAGGAACTCGAAAAAATGCAACCTTCTTATACACAGTGCTAAATCAGGGAAAGGGACAGAACATCATATGCATAGGCTTTTATAGTCTTCAACAAAAGAATTTATTACGAAATCCAAATTTCTTATGTCATAATGTCACCTGTGTAATGGGGAAACATTATGTAATCactcaattaccattttgtctacgcGTAGCCTTTCAAATACCAACATTACTGTCgatttttgttcaaaaatattttattccacctttatgaccaacagtgtatatatatatgcctgCAAATTTTTCACAACAGAATATGTTTGAAAGGCTGGGAAAACATCATCTCGGTATACCGCAAACCACTGTATGGATGTAAAGTTAATCAGCACATCAAAGGTCATCTTTATCGATATAATTAGACAATTTTTTAAGTGTCTTTCTCTCAATCTATCTAGCGCCACGCTATTGGTCTGATTTGGAAACAAAACAACCACTAATTAGTCCTTTCTGAACATCGTCTATCCGAATATCCTCCAAGACACTTAGTTCTACAATCGACAGGAATACCTTCAAGAAGATATGGGTGAATTAGACACTTATATACCAATGCTCATCTTAAACTCAATCGCTATCGTTTGCAACGCGATTACGGTGATCGTCATCATCGCAAGCAAGACGCTAAGAAAGACGCAAAACATCTTTCTTTGGAACATTGCCTTCTCCGACTTTGTAGCAACCTTCATGACGGTTTTCACGCTCCTGTACCGTCACTTCACACGGGAATACgtaagcaaaattaaaaattctaGTTTTATATACCTATAtactataatatatatatttatcgaACCATGTACCCAATTAAGCTCTTCTGTAAGGCATCtttgattatattattttcttcatcgACTTATTGTTTTCAATGTTAAATTTCGTACAATTATGTAAGTCTGAGTTTTTCCATCTCATTCTCTAATGCTCTGAAGCGCGTTGAACATCTaattaagatggaaagtgcgTTATACAagtcttatacatgtataatattattaattaGAAAACACCAGTCATTAAGTTTTGTACCCGAGAGTGCGAGGCACCTTTTGTAACAAATGAGATTTCGCGCCTTGATTAGAGAAGAGAAATTCGTTGAACGAAAGAtctttaaagggatactccggaCTGAAATTATTTATGTCTATTTAGTGATAATATTCACAGAGAAAAAagctggattttttttcaaaatttgataacaaatagcgaagttattgaattttgaattttatcaataaaatgtgaaaacagttattatgcacgtcgtcatgaatattcattaggtgggctgatgatgtcacatttccacctttctttttcttatgttattacatgaaatcataattatttcattttttcatacaagtttaaatgatatgtctcccttttgataaaataagttgccacaatgaatatctaatgcactaaatcagttgtcaatccatttttttatttcctggaggagtaaaatgaataaacctaatgtcatatagtaaaatacaaaagaacaagaaggGATATGACATTATCACTTTGctaattaaatattcatgaatatatgcctagaactgttttaccggaataatgcaaatcttaaaaatgccataactttgttattctttgtccgattctgatcaaattttcagggttttttcAGTATATGATTTTccttatctgttcaaatcatattattttcagcctggagtatcgcTTTAAAGTTCGAGCCACTTTTAGGTTATGATCTTATAGTACATCTAATAAAATGCGTTCGGTAGtttcgaaaagaaaaaaaaaataactaaatgCTAGGACATTTCTGCCCGAAATGCCCCACTTTTTTCTggcaattatacatgtataataatctAATAATCAGATCgataataaatttttaaaaatcgatTGTAAGAATTGGTAAAAATTGGGCAAATTGCATCATACAAAAGCAACACTGGGTGTCCTTGGGGATGCAGCTTTGCACCTTTAGAATATTGTGCACTCTTAAAAATGACAGAGGAGCTAATAgtgcgtgtatagtgactgcacttcggagtgctgatttttcttattcaaatttaactagacaaatcagcattctgaagtgcagtcactatacacgctctttaagagctaaattagcttcTCGATTGTTTTTTACAGTGTGCATCTATAAAGGTACAGTTGTACAATTAGAAcagggccgcggaacggttttcaaagtggggggctgagccaaaagtggggggggggggggctgaccatgctaaaaatcacaatcatatggtcatttttacgtttttgtacacggttttggaaaaaagtggcgggttgaagccccccagccccccccccccggttccgcggcccctgtagaAGGTgcatatttacacattttgagcgcaaaaaaagaaatgtacccTAAAATGTGGAAAGTTGTAGGGtgcttgcatttttttttttttttggaggggggggggttggcggCACGAAAAGTAAGGTGCTATCTTCGCACCTTTTCACTTCATGTGCAAGATTATCCCTCAAAGGTTGCTCTCTGCGTGTTGAAATCAGGGCGCAGTGTGCACGGTAAAGGCCCTaaacatacactgtaaaaacgatGTTTGTGTAAGCCTATCACTCTAACAGCTAttgtttaaacaattaaaaaaagtttaaacaacttgttgttagagtgataGGCTTAAACAATGCGCTATTTTTTAAGTGTAGTCTCTGCATCACAATCCGTCTTACAAATCTGTGAACGTAAATTAATGTCTTATTCTGAGGAAATCTGCAATTAATTTGAGTATTTTTTGCCGGCACATCACAGGCCTCTTTtcgattttctttttctatttagATCTCGGATCAAACGGGAGTGTTGATCCGGGTATCCTATCTGACTGGAATCTGCAGTACTGTCTCGGTGGCTCTCCATCGAATTTTCGTGATCCGCTTCGATCCGTTCAACACACGTAAACTTTTCACCGGACCACGCTGTATCTTCGTCTGTATCATCTTTTGGGCTGTTCTCCTAACCTTCTCGTTTGCGATCCAAGCCTTCGCAAGACAGACTTACTTCGCCGTTTCTGCCATTCTGCCTCTAGCCACGTTTGGAGCGCACTGCCTCAGCGCCGTTTGCTATGCCGTTGTCTACATGACTATTTCGGGTGCAGCTCGCAAGGCTGGACTCTCAGGCGACACGTTGGAACAGCGGGTCAAGCAGAACAAGAAGGTCCTGATGACTTTCGCCCTCGTCGTTGGAACCAACATCCTCTGCTGGACGCCATTTTGTGTCCGTTTGATCATCGGTTATGTGAGGCCCGAATGGATCGTACCAGTAAGCTACCCTTACCCTGATCCAACATTGTGGTTTATTAGACTAGAAAACGCTGCACTTTGCTTTCAAGGTGTCAATGGAATTTTGAATCCGTTAATCTATTTTACCCGGTTGACCGGGTTTCGTCAGCTGCTACGTGATACATGCTTTCGAAATAGGCAAACCACCGAGAATGGCGACATATCATCCTCAAAAGCCCAAACAAAGGAAACTACAGTCGAAAATGGCGAGAAGATTTAAGAAAAATGGACAATCACACTGTTCCTACCTAGAAAATAACCCAATTAGACATCAATAGGCATTGGGGTAGCCCAACTGAATCAGGTGGTTAATTTTCTCGAGCAGAAAGTGACCAAAGTACGTCTCAGTTTTAGGTGTATAAACTAAATCCACCCCTCCAACCTTGGAAAACAGTTAAACAGAAAAAAGAGTCATGACGttgttcaaatttttatttttgttcttttttcaaaaaaattaattaggAAACACAAAATATGTAAGGTGTTCTACTTTTCATTAACAATtgtcaaaaatatgaaatggaaTAAGAGAACATTTGAGTTATTTTCTCAGTTCTGTTGACACTTTCgattctttctctccccctctctctctctctctctctctctatatatatatatataaaatgagaTGAGTCCAACTCAAAAGATGATGCAGGACACCATTCTtagctttagctttcgtctttaataagacttcgtcagaagcgtctgaaaaatataaggagataCAACATCCAAGTTTGTCTTGCACATCAATGAATGACGGTATCATTAAGttgaatatattccataatCTCATTAGACacgtgaatgaatgaatgaattaattaataacaaataattaattcgattaaaataataattatataaatgaaGAAGACATACCTGTAATTACAGACAATTTGTGGTAGTAAAATAGGATGCCTACCGTATTCTATCTCGTTCTTAAAAAAAGTGTCAGAAAttgcaaaatgaaaacattggtTGCAGTAAACTTGTcatcacattatatatatatatatatctctctctctctttcgaaAAAATTATCAACCACTCTTGATTTTAGTAATTGAACCTTTATTATTCTTTTCACTTTTACTGTTGACCTAATTTAAAAAcgtgttttttattttgatacaacGCTAACAAAAAAccttaaagatccagaccggacccgaaaatgaaattgataaattatataccaatcgaaagcttataagctactaaatacaccaaggtatgctttatgcattttcacccgcttcccagctgagtattttgcttaagaatattccaattatcgggtttcgaaccccgcttagaaaataggctttattgtgcttttcacctgcctcgagaccgtgacgtcacgttgtgtaagaagcgtcgtgattccataggtttgtacacagaaaaactgggtgatttttttgctttccagataacgcatttcattctcttcacttctatcacagagggatatcacatatatttttacccacaagcttgaatttatgaaatctgcagttttgaactagtttttgcaatattttatttcctgcttatttggcgcagatttcaattctatctgcatttagattatgtataacaacttttcctgacatagcaatttaggcccaataagagccaaacaaagaaatcacaaaaaaggtagtgaatagttgtaggtttacaacaatttgaacagtgaataattttgagtgccattttcatctgaaaacgaaaaaaaaaatggattcataacatggaaatggaagaaaatacccaatgcttttgtacacaaacctatggaatcacaaccctcctgacacaacgtgacgtcatcatttccaggcgacgtgggggtgctcaatcgaagcgtagtttggaggagcagtttctttgatttttatttaatatttttaactattggaaggagatatatgtaatatttttggtatattcgtattgtatgaatcattacctttatttggatatatgattgtttttacaccggtcagggtctttaaagTTCATATAGAATTGAATAATATCTGCGCACATTGTTCCTTGTACGGGTTGAACAGGGACTACCGATTAGGGTGAagcccactagcgtacctacggggggggggggggggggcaggggggcactctgcccccccccccctgacgagtcacaacccatacaaaatacatatcactgccccccctgacgagcttgaagactttttttttttttttttttttttttgcttgtcaattttttgggcggccgattttgcccccccctgtggaaaatcctaggtacgccactggtgaagccccctcccccacccacACATACTGATCATTTGTTATTCAAATTGGCTGTGTATACATCACAATTGTCTAAACTgtattgtattaagcgctatataaaagctccatattattatgattattattaaactGTCGCAAACCAATACTTTCAAAATCGTAAAAAGATTAACACTGTTTTAAGTATAAATTAGATAagaccggtgtgttggctcagctggtagagcgtccgtctcacaaacCCCgaccgcgtcagaccaaaagacgttaatagatgggagttgctgctaccctgtttggcgttc
The genomic region above belongs to Lytechinus pictus isolate F3 Inbred chromosome 12, Lp3.0, whole genome shotgun sequence and contains:
- the LOC129273115 gene encoding uncharacterized protein LOC129273115, giving the protein MGELDTYIPMLILNSIAIVCNAITVIVIIASKTLRKTQNIFLWNIAFSDFVATFMTVFTLLYRHFTREYISDQTGVLIRVSYLTGICSTVSVALHRIFVIRFDPFNTRKLFTGPRCIFVCIIFWAVLLTFSFAIQAFARQTYFAVSAILPLATFGAHCLSAVCYAVVYMTISGAARKAGLSGDTLEQRVKQNKKVLMTFALVVGTNILCWTPFCVRLIIGYVRPEWIVPVSYPYPDPTLWFIRLENAALCFQGVNGILNPLIYFTRLTGFRQLLRDTCFRNRQTTENGDISSSKAQTKETTVENGEKI